CTCTGGATGAACAGTTTCTCGGTCGTGACCTCGAGAATATCCAGCGACCCGGTATTGGCGAGTAGTTCCTCACGGAGCTGGCTCTTGTAGTTCACACCGACCATTGTCGACATGGTTCAGCCCTCGTGCATGGCGTCGGGGATGCAAGGCGCAAGGACGCCCGCAGTTAGCAACGACGCAACTAGCGTCGACAGATGAGGATGCCGGTTGAGGAGTTCGGCATGCGAGTAGCGGCCGTCAAACAACTCGAGCGACTTTTCCACGGCGGAACCCAACTTGAGAGTCCCGACGCCGCCGCGCTTCCAGTTTTTGAAAAATAGATCACGCCTTCCTTGCCGACTTGTTCCGTAAAAAGATCGAGGATTGCGCGCCCGGTATCGCCCCGATAGCCGGAATGCACGGCGCCACTGAAGGCCATCACGTGGGCTTTTCGTTTCAGCGCCACTACGTCGCCTTTGACATAACCCACTACGTGCCCTGCCGCGTTCCACAAGAGCAGCAGCATCGCGCCCGATACCGCGTGGATTCGGCGTATAGCGTCCTCATACCGAGCGACGCTGGACGCGCGCTCCCCAGGCTCGAAGAGCATGAAACCTGTCTCGTCATCCAGCGATTGCAAAAACGCCAGCCAAGCGGCCGCGTCTTCAACTCTCGACGCTCGTAGAGAAACCGCCTTTCGCGCCAGCACCTGGGCAGGCGCTGCGACCTGTAATTTTGCATCCATGTCAGCCACAGTCTATGTCGCCGTCGATCAGGCATAGCGAGAGCCTAACCCGCCCAGTCACCTCGTTTCAACGTTCGCGTTCGTCCGAGGCATGCCCAATCCCTGTGCTCTCCTTCCCGCACAATTCCTACGTGTCATTAAATCCGAAGGTGCGGAGACATCTTTCCAAGCAGCCTTACGCGATTTTTCTACGGCGATTGTCCAGCGCAGCGGCGCGATCGAGTCGACCACATGGCGTTGAGCGCGCGTCGGCCGCCCCCCGCGGGCGGTCATCCTCGGGCAGGGCAGGTTGCCGGCGTTGGGACGGTTTTTTTTGATGCGCCCACCCAAGCGTTGGGCAACCAGAAAACTGTGAGCAGCAATGCAGAGCGTGGCGTGATGATGAAACCCCCGCCAACCACGTCCTTGGTAGTGATCCAGGCCGAACTCCTGCTTGAGGTCCTGATAATCGCGTTCGATCCGCCAGCGCGCCTTGACCGTACTGACCAGTTCCTTTCGTCGCGTGCTTGCCGGCAGATTGGATAGGAAGTATCTCGTTGGCTTGTCTTGGTTTTGGGGCATTCGATCTGCAGCCACTCTTCTTGGCGCAAACGATCCCCTTGCGCGGCACGCACGCGCAAGGCAGCAAAGCGCCCGGACAACGGTGCGCTGCTGCCTTCCCGCCATGACACGGTCCGGGAGGCGCGCCGAGGCAGCGCCAGTGCCAGTGCCTCTACCGACTGCCGGTGGCGATCGCCCGTGCGGCGATGGCGCATTGGAGGCGATCGGCACGCTCGCCGCTGGCGTCGCCAGCGATACGCTCACCGCCACCTGGCAGTTGTCCTGCTTTCCGATCTGCCCACAGTACTGTCGGGTCACACCGACCCAATGCCTGCCCTTCTTACGAAAACCCGTCTCGTCCACGATCCAATACACCCCGCCCTTCACATCCATGTGCGATGAGACGTACCGACCGACGCGCTCCAGCACCGCCGCATCGGACTAATCCGACTTGGCGAGGAGATGGTGCAAGGCTTGATGCCGAGCCCGTGTCCGCAGCCGATCCAGATGCGCCGCCAGCGGCTTCACGCTTTTGCGCTCAAACGGCAGCCTCAATCCCCGGCAATAACCGTGTAAGCCCGCCGTGCGATCGGCATGGCCAAGCTCAGCCGATAGCTCATCCAGAGGCGGAAAAACGCGCTTCGTGGCTGACACCGGCCATGTTCATCCTTGCGCGGTGTGGGCTGGCTAAAGGATCTATTTTTTTGACACACTAGGACTGACCATCTGCGCATAAAAACACTGGAAGCTTGCGTGTGCGGTTGCCTGGCGATCTTCAAGCCCAGGTCGAACGCACCGCGCGCCCATCGCTTGCGGCACACGCCGTAAACCTATCCTTGCGGCGAGGACACTGCACCAGCACATTGGTCGGCAGTTGCTGAAGGAGCTCTTCATACGGAAACGGCGCAGCAGAACACGCACGTGTCGCCGTTCGGTTGCACTGGCATACGACCATCTTGACGCGTCCTTGCCCGCTCACCGTCGCGGGATCCTTGGCGACATGGATGCCGCCAAGGAGCTACAGGGACGTACTTGCAGCGTGTCCCGCGATGGTGGGCGGGCAAGAACCCTACAGCCAGCGCAAAGACCTCGAGGGAGCGGCGCCGTCACCAGACAGTTTGCTGGTGGTCTTGTCGCGAAACGAAAGCACACCTCGCACGGTTGGCTGACTGTTGGCTGCCGCGCTGGAATTTTGCGCACCAAGTGACACGACTGGTCGTTGCCCTGCACTGATTGCTACGCCGTCACCCGCATCGCACTGCGACAAACGGGCGCGCTTGCGCGGGATACACCACGCCCAGTGCACGGCTTAGAATTGGGGCCATGAACGAATTCGACCGTGTACGTGATTATCTGACCGACCTGCAGGACCGCATCTGCGCCGCGGTGGAAGCCGCCGATGGACGAGCGCGCTTTTCCGAAGACCTGTGGCAGCGCGAGGAAGGTGGCGGCGGGCGCACCCGCATCCTGCGCGATGGCGCCGTGTTCGAGCAGGCCGGCATCGGTTTTTCGGACGTCTCCGGCACCCGCCTGCCGCCCTCGGCCAGTGCGCACCGCCCCGAACTGGCGGGAGCCACCTGGCGCGCCTGCGGGGTGTCGCTGGTGTTCCATCCGCACAACCCGCACGTGCCGACCACGCATATGAACGTGCGGTACTTCCGCGCCGAGCGCGATGGCGAGGTAGTGGCCGCGTGGTTCGGCGGCGGTTTCGACCTGACGCCGTTCTACCCGGTGGATGAGGACGTGCAGCACTGGCACCGCACCGCGCAGACGCTGTGCGCCCCGTTCGGCGAAGAACGCTATGCCGCGCACAAGCGCTGGTGCGACGAGTACTTCTTCCTGCGCCATCGCAACGAGACGCGCGGCGTCGGCGGGCTGTTCTTCGACGACCTGGGCCAGGACTTCGAGCACGACTTCGCCTATCAACAAGCGGTGGGCAATGGCTTCCTGGATGCCTACATGCCGATCGTGCAGCGCCGCAAGGACACTGCATTCGGCGAGCGCGAGCGCGAGTTCCAGCTGTACCGCCGCGGGCGCTACGTGGAGTTCAACCTGGTCTACGACCGCGGCACCCTGTTCGGGCTGCAGAGCGGCGGGCGCGCCGAGAGCATCCTGATGAGCCTGCCGCCGCGGGTGCGCTGGGAATACGGCTATAGCGCCGAGCCCGGCAGCGCCGAGGCACGCCTGCTGGACTATCTGGTGCCGCGCGACTGGCTGGGCTGAATCGGTCGCACGCATCTGGGCAGGTTGCTGCGCGATGCGGCCATCGGCCTGTATCAGGCAAGCTGGCCGGTGCGCGTGCTTCGGCCCTGCCGCATCGCGACAGTGCGCTACACAGCGTGGCGCGGTAGATGGCCGCGCGTGATCGCTGGCAGATATCGACTTGCTGACGGTATTTCGCCAATCGCGATCCAGCGCTTTCACATCCGCCCTCAGTTAAAGCTGAATTGGGAAAATGAAACGCTGTGTTGATTGAATGAATTAATCACACCCATTTAAATTTGTGATTAATTGCGGCGAGCAGGATCCGCTTCACCGTGCTGCGTTGCGCAATATGCCCCTGAAACTCGTGTAACGCGCGCAATAAAAAAGCCCCGCAGACCAGGGGGAGGTCGGCGGGGCCAGGGAACGGAGACTTGGGGAGGAGTTTCCGCTCCGAGATCTGCTCCAGGGGATGGGAGAGATCTGCCGACAGGCGTTGCGCCCGTCGAGGGATATAACACCATTTTCTACATTGATGGATCGTGAAGATAACTGTTAAAAAAATGTAGAATTTAGCGGTTATTCATTCCCTCAAATCAGCCGAATTCGGATTATGTCCGCGTTTTGTATGGCTGGTCTGCTCATTCAGCATACCAGCGCACGTGACTGCGTCAGTGCGCCTCATCCCAGTTATCGCCAATGCCCGAATCCACCACCAGCGGCACGCGCAACTCGGCGGCAGCCACCATGCGCGTGGTGACCTCACTCAGCAGCGTGTCGACGAAATCGGTGTCTGCTTCGAACACCAGTTCATCGTGCACCTGCAGGATCATCTTCGCGCGTTGCGCGTGGTCGGCGATCCAGCCATCCACGCTGACCATCGCACGCTTGATGATGTCGGCGGCGGTGCCCTGCATCGGGGCGTTGATGGCGGCGCGCTCGGCACCGGCACGCTGGCCCTGGCTGCCGGCGTTGATGAAGTCCAGATACAGGCGGCGGCCGAACACGGTCTCCACATAGCCCTTGTCGCGCGCCTGTTGGCGCGTGGTTTCCATGAAGTCGCGCACGCCCGGGTAGCGGCTGAAGTACAGCGCGATGTAGTCCTGCGCTTCGCCACGGCCGATGCCGAGCTGACGTGCCAGGCCGAACGCGCTCATGCCGTACATCAGGCCGAAGTTGATCGCCTTGGCGGCGCGGCGCTCATCCGCGCTGACGGTGTCGATGGTGCGGCCGAACACGTCCGCAGCGGTGGCCCGATGCACGTCGGCGCCGGACTCGAACGCGCCCACCAGGCCAGGGTCGCCGGACAGGTGCGCCATGATGCGCAGCTCGATCTGCGAATAGTCGCAGGCGACCAGCTTGCGCCCGGCCGGGGCGACGAAGGCACGGCGGATGCGACG
The window above is part of the Xanthomonas campestris pv. badrii genome. Proteins encoded here:
- a CDS encoding GNAT family N-acetyltransferase; amino-acid sequence: MDAKLQVAAPAQVLARKAVSLRASRVEDAAAWLAFLQSLDDETGFMLFEPGERASSVARYEDAIRRIHAVSGAMLLLLWNAAGHVVGYVKGDVVALKRKAHVMAFSGAVHSGYRGDTGRAILDLFTEQVGKEGVIYFSKTGSAAASGLSSWVPPWKSRSSCLTAATRMPNSSTGILICRR
- a CDS encoding transposase, translating into MPQNQDKPTRYFLSNLPASTRRKELVSTVKARWRIERDYQDLKQEFGLDHYQGRGWRGFHHHATLCIAAHSFLVAQRLGGRIKKNRPNAGNLPCPRMTARGGRPTRAQRHVVDSIAPLRWTIAVEKSRKAAWKDVSAPSDLMTRRNCAGRRAQGLGMPRTNANVETR
- the hemF gene encoding oxygen-dependent coproporphyrinogen oxidase — translated: MNEFDRVRDYLTDLQDRICAAVEAADGRARFSEDLWQREEGGGGRTRILRDGAVFEQAGIGFSDVSGTRLPPSASAHRPELAGATWRACGVSLVFHPHNPHVPTTHMNVRYFRAERDGEVVAAWFGGGFDLTPFYPVDEDVQHWHRTAQTLCAPFGEERYAAHKRWCDEYFFLRHRNETRGVGGLFFDDLGQDFEHDFAYQQAVGNGFLDAYMPIVQRRKDTAFGEREREFQLYRRGRYVEFNLVYDRGTLFGLQSGGRAESILMSLPPRVRWEYGYSAEPGSAEARLLDYLVPRDWLG